In Capsicum annuum cultivar UCD-10X-F1 unplaced genomic scaffold, UCD10Xv1.1 ctg4213, whole genome shotgun sequence, a genomic segment contains:
- the LOC107846531 gene encoding uncharacterized protein LOC107846531, whose amino-acid sequence MAVITRSGKVLPGPSVSKIVIEDVIEEDVEDGEIHLVESEKLDGNMGTSNHQQVDELEKEKEKKKEVVVTTLPKSPSPFPHRLRKKVDDTKFSKFMEMLKQLTVNVPLVEALEQMPRYAKFMKDLVTKKRTMSYELVDNLHHYNAISTRPLVQKKANPGEFTILCTIRSLDFPKALCDLGASINLIPLAIYKRLGLIDPAPINMRLVMADKFVKWPVGILYDVLVKRANDLLFRLNDKVVHFDVCRSMKQLREMSVFSIVDIYYEDEQEVPIKEKFVVETLAIVLRNFDSEGIEEYEKTVYALTEMGSYSYDPKKLDLDLKNRPTLLAKPSIKEPPVLELKKLPGHLWYVFLGSGNNFPVIITADLGEHQVEALSLYLDDIKGP is encoded by the exons ATGGCAGTTATCACTCGGAGTGGTAAAGtgttacctggcccttctgtgagCAAAATTGTGATTGAGGATGTGATTGAAGAAGATGTAGAAGATGGTGAAATccatctagtagagtctgagaagctggatggtaaTATGGGTACATCTAACCATCAGCAAGTTGATGagttagagaaagaaaaagaaaagaaaaaggaggtAGTGGTTACTACTCTTCCAAAATCACCGTCGCCCTTCCCCCATCGATTGAGAAAGAAAGTTGATGACACAAAGTTCAGCAAATTTATGGAAATGCTAAAGCAACTGACGGTGAATGTGCCTTTAGTGGAGGCACTAGAGCAGATGCCAAGATACGCCAAGTTTATGAAGGATCTCGTGACGAAGAAGAGAACAATGAGCTATGAATTGGTGGATAATCTTCACCATTATAACGCCATCTCTACAAGACCCTTGGTACAAAAGAAAGCTAACCCAGGAGAGTTCACCATCCTTTGTACTATTAGGTCACTTGATTTTCCGAAAGCCTTATGCGATCTCGGAGCGAGTATTAACTTGATACCACTTGCAATTTATAAGAGGTTGGGTTTGATAGACCCTGCACCCATAAATATGCGATTGGTGATGGCGGATAAGTTTGTGAAGTGGCCAGTGGGGATATTGTATGATGTGCTAGTAAAG AGGGCTAATGACTTACTATTTAGGCTTAATGATAAGGTGGTTCACTTTGATGTGTGTCGATCTATGAAGCAACTCAGGGAGATGAGTGTAttttccattgttgatatttattatgaagaCGAGCAAGAGGTTCCAATCAAGGAGAAATTTGTTGTGGAAACTCTGGCTATAGTCTTAAGGAATTTTGACAGTGAAGGTATCGAGGAGTACGAAAAGACAGTGTATGCTTTGACAGAAATGGGATCTTATTCATATGATCCCAAGAAGCTGGACTTAGATCTGAAAAATCGACCAACACTTCTGGCTAAGCCATCTATcaaagagccaccggtgttggagTTGAAGAAGTTGCCAGGACATTTGTGGTATGTGTTTCTAGGCAGTGGAAACAATTTTCCTGTGATTATTactgctgatttgggtgagcaccaggtggaggcactatctctatacTTAGATGATATAAAAGGGCCATAG